A genomic segment from Epinephelus fuscoguttatus linkage group LG17, E.fuscoguttatus.final_Chr_v1 encodes:
- the LOC125904518 gene encoding chromosomal protein D1-like translates to MEEEISKAETEQGDVASNEGEPAVEEPNNSPVKRGRGRPQGSKKLKVCVTDVNQEEPGSEISNGGPPQTPRRRGRPKLKKNIEQQGAEVDQDVQIKEAGNEDGPTTDHVPKKRGRPKKSLSTSTSENAEGLPNGGSDAPKGKRGRPKGSTKRKAESLTGEQNEGSSVTPQKQRRSLDKKPRLETEGGSEGDEANGTPVMKRRSQPRKLQVNNSQDTPNGILAKSGRGRGRPRKNVQQKDMVTDGSQSVKRGRGRPKGSPNKKPPAYKLHVKIGRTPRSKPGKGKRGRPRLQPAKRGRPRKYPLPSPEELKKPKVWKPLGRPRKYPRADTPEGTPTTPRRSRGRPRKSESKKGAHLRKGLSASTSTQHTPNVGSPRKRGRPPSAQKSDAGTPRKRGRPKGSAKKSKVRSETQLDSSLNHSKATDESSPVAVEQAGEVVEEEMEHDGELVEEEVEQVEEEVQQEEEEEEVEQDTETSIDQDASFEVSNQA, encoded by the coding sequence ATGGAAGAAGAGATAAGTAAGGCTGAGACAGAACAAGGAGATGTGGCGAGCAATGAGGGAGAGCCTGCTGTAGAAGAACCCAACAACAGTCCAGTTAAAAGAGGAAGGGGGAGGCCGCAAGGCTCAAAGAAGCTGAAGGTTTGTGTTACAGACGTTAATCAAGAAGAGCCGGGTTCCGAAATTTCCAACGGTGGGCCCCCACAGACCCCGAGGAGAAGAGGACGtcctaaactaaaaaaaaacatagagcAGCAAGGAGCAGAAGTTGACCAAGATGTGCAAATTAAAGAGGCCGGTAATGAAGACGGCCCGACAACAGACCATGTTCCTAAGAAGAGAGGCAGGCCAAAAAAGTCTCTCAGCACAAGCACCTCAGAGAATGCTGAAGGCTTACCAAACGGTGGCTCTGATGCACCAAAAGGGAAAAGGGGTCGTCCAAAAGGATCTACGAAGCGCAAGGCAGAAAGTCTAACAGGTGAACAGAATGAAGGCAGTTCTGTAACACCTCAAAAACAAAGACGCTCCCTCGATAAGAAACCTAGGCTGGAGACGGAGGGGGGCAGTGAGGGGGACGAGGCAAATGGTACCCCCGTTATGAAGAGGAGAAGTCAGCCAAGAAAGTTGCAGGTGAATAACTCACAAGATACACCCAATGGCATCTTGGCAAAGTCTGGTAGAGGGAGAGGAAGGCCAAGAAAAAATGTACAACAGAAAGACATGGTTACAGATGGCTCCCAGTCAGTTAAGAGGGGAAGAGGGCGGCCTAAAGGCTCCCCAAACAAAAAACCCCCTGCATACAAGCTGCACGTTAAGATAGGCCGAACTCCAAGAAGCAAGCCCGGGAAAGGGAAGCGTGGTCGACCAAGACTACAACCAGCCAAAAGGGGAAGGCCAAGAAAGTACCCTCTACCGTCACCCGAGGAGCTGAAAAAGCCCAAAGTATGGAAGCCACTGGGAAGGCCGAGGAAATACCCACGCGCTGATACTCCAGAGGGCACTCCCACAACCCCTCGCAGAAGCCGTGGTCGGCCTCGCAAGTCAGAGTCCAAGAAAGGCGCTCACTTACGCAAGGGTCTGTCTGCCTCTACGTCCACACAACACACCCCCAATGTCGGATCCCCAAGGAAAAGGGGCCGTCCCCCAAGTGCTCAAAAAAGTGATGCTGGCACCCCAAGGAAAAGGGGCCGCCCTAAGGGTTCAGCCAAGAAAAGTAAAGTCAGAAgtgaaacacagctggacagcTCGCTCAACCATTCAAAAGCAACGGATGAGTCGTCTCCTGTTGCGGTGGAACAAGCAGGAGAGGTGGTAGAAGAGGAGATGGAGCATGATGGAGAGCTGGTAGAAGAGGAGGTTGAACAAGTAGAGGAAGAAGTCcagcaagaagaagaagaggaggaggtcgAGCAAGATACAGAGACGTCCATCGATCAGGATGCAAGCTTTGAAGTTAGTAACCAGGCTTGA
- the tmem79a gene encoding transmembrane protein 79 — MSGPGGLVTDLPEEVTLSPTEPQIGGSKKPEESNSIDKRSEVTDEEEGEDSREEEEEEEEEEEEEVEVTSSAHLEPSTLPWPGDKDKRPQTDNDGGVWSDKGVSEPEERDTGISGGSQDLSEERSQAESNRKSKWRESMPEGEKWRDDEMEVQRDDKRDGSLADDEEEEEDDDEGEMNWISEKAALGFTPHVMIVRPSSKEFPEESKLYIDKDIEKEPQMEPDSAAQFYPEWTEQDDKYYLCEHLCSEKLRLALATAAAGILFPLLVWGGYALLPFDSPLLQSTPLRVVYTLRCSFFAIIPILLGVVVQGVARLRYSSLKPLYQTKLVNREVAVHWHYINESLALFLFYFLQLAVMATYISQDLVKLVPLLTIIFVFGRLIYWLCLSLDSSIRGLGFGFSFFPILVMLGVNLYYVCSSVGQGAIFDVEPPTTAPPRQRWWG; from the exons atgtctgGACCAGGTGGTTTAGTCACAGATTTACCTGAAGAGGTGACACTTTCACCTACAGAGCCACAAATAGGAGGAAGTaaaaagccagaagaaagcaacaGCATAGATAAAAGAAGTGAGGTTACAGAtgaggaagaaggagaggactcgagggaggaggaggaggaggaggaggaggaggaagaagaagaagtagaagtgACCAGCTCTGCACATCTGGAGCCGAGCACTCTGCCATGGCCTGGGGACAAAGACAAGAGGCCTCAGACAGACAACGATGGAGGAGTCTGGTCAGATAAAGGAGTTTCGGAGCCTGAAGAGAGGGACACGGGGATCAGTGGAGGAAGCCAGGACCTGTCAGAGGAGCGGAGCCAGGCAGAGAGCAACAGAAAGAGCAAGTGGAGGGAGAGTATGCCTGAGGGCGAGAAGTGGAGGGACGATGAGATGGAGGTGCAGCGGGATGATAAAAGGGATGGCTCACTGGCAgacgatgaagaggaggaggaggatgacgaCGAAGGAGAGATGAATTGGATCTCAGAGAAAGCTGCTCTGGGTTTCACTCCACATGTCATGATTGTGCGTCCGTCCAGCAAAGAGTTTCCTGAGGAGAGCAAGCTATACATAGACAAGGACATCGAGAAGGAGCCACAGATGGAGCCTGACTCAGCAGCACAGTTTTATCCAGAGTGGACAGAACAGGACGACAAGTACT ACTTGTGTGAGCATCTGTGTAGTGAAAAACTGAGGCTGGCTCTGGCGACAGCGGCTGCAGGGATCCTCTTCCCTCTCCTGGTGTGGGGAGGTTATGCCCTCCTTCCCTTTGACtcaccactgctgcagagcaCCCCCCTCAGGGTGGTGTACACTCTGCGCTGCTCCTTTTTCGCCATCATCCCCATCTTGCTTG gtgTGGTGGTGCAGGGCGTGGCCCGGCTGCGCTACAGCTCCCTGAAGCCCCTCTACCAGACTAAGCTGGTGAACAGAGAGGTGGCGGTGCACTGGCACTACATCAACGAATCGCTGgccctcttcctcttctactTCCTACAGCTGGCTGTCATGGCAACATACATCAGCCAGGACCTGGTCAAACTGGTGCCACTTCTCaccatcatttttgtttttggcag GCTGATCTACTggctctgcctctctctggaCAGCAGCATCAGGGGTCTCGGCTTCGGCTTCTCCTTCTTCCCAATACTGGTCATGCTGGGCGTCAACCTGTACTACGTCTGCTCGTCGGTCGGACAAGGGGCGATTTTCGATGTGGAACCTCCCACGACAGCTCCTCCCAGGCAGCGCTGGTGGGGTTAA